ATGGTCGACCGACTCGTCGAACGCGACCGAATCGAACGGGAGGCGACGGCCGACGCGCTCCGAACTGTCCCGCGTCATGAGTTCGTTCCGCCGGAGCGACAGGGGGCCGCCTACTGGGACCGACCGCTGCCCATCGGCGGCGGACAGACGATCAGCGCGCCACACATGGTCGCCATCGTTACCGACCTGCTCGCGCTCGACCCCGGCGACCGGGTTCTCGAAATCGGAACCGGTCGCGGCTACCACGCGGCCGTCACCGCCGAGACGCTCGCACAGATCGAACGAGATGGCGGAAGCGACGAGAGCGACGACGCAGAACTCTACAGCGTCGAGTACGACCCTGAACTGGCCGATCGCGCCCGCGAGACGCTGTCCGAGCACGGCTACGACATCGACGTCCGCACCGGCGACGGCTACGAGGGGTGGGACGACCACGCGCCGTACGACCGCGCGTACCTCACCTGCGCGCCCGAGTCGCTTCCGGATCGAGTGGTCGAACAGGTCCGACCGGGCGGCTGCGTGGTCGGGCCAGTCGGCCGGGGGCGACAGACGCTCGTTCGGGCGTGGCGACGCGAAGATGGCGCTCTCGACCGCGAGACTCACGGCGGCGTTCGGTTCGTTCCGATGCGTCGCGGCGACGATTGAGCCGAGTCCGACGACCGACCCCCGAGAACCGAGACGCCGGCGGCAACGACCGATTTTTCTCGCCCGTCCGCTACGTTCCCTCCATGCCGACCGTACATCGTTCGGGGTTCGACACCGAGACGCTGTTTCTGCTCTGGACGGCCCGCGAGACAGGGGTACTCGACGCGCTGACGAGTCGGGCCGGAACCGCCGACGCCGTCGCCGCCGAGACCGAGGTGACGCCTGAAGCCGCGCACGTCGTCGTCGAGTCGCTCGCCGACCTCGGTTTTCTCGAACGCGTCGGCGACGAGTACGAGGTGACGAACCGAGCGCTCGGCTTCCTCGCGAAGCGCGACGTGCGCTCCATCGGTCGTCTTCCGCACGCGCTCGACGTGCTCGACGCCTACACTGCGCTCCCCGAGACGATGGCGACGGGGCGACCTCCGGAACTGTCCGAGGAGTCGACGGTCAACCGACTCGGCGCGCACGCCGCGACCGACGAAGCGGTCGTCAGAGCGGGCGTCACCGCCGCGGTTCGCCTCGCGCCGCGCGCCGAGCGCGTACTGAACGTCGCCGGCGGGTCGGGCGTCTACGCCCGCGAGTTCGTCGCCCGCGGCTTTGAGGTGACGATGTGTGACGGTGCCGAAGTCGTCGAGTTCGTCGCCCCGGCGCTCGAACACGAGGACGTGACGCTCGACGAGCGGTCGCTGACGACGATAGCCGACGGAACATACGACCTCGTCTTCGGCGAGAACCTCTGTCGGTCGCTCGGCGTCGCGGAGATTCGGACGCTGCTGTCGACGGTCGAAGACGCGCTGTCGCCGCGCGGCGCGGCCGTCTTCGTCGAACCCGTCCGGGGGCGTTCGTCGGGGGCGGTTCGGGCGGCGACGGAAGCGCTCGCCACCGGGAGCGGCGGCGCGTACCGCGAAACGCAGTACCGCGAGTGGTTCGCCGAGGCCGAACTTGAGCGCGTCCGCGTCGACGACGTGCCGGGGACCGACCGGCAGGCCGTCGGGGGGTACAAGCGCCGAGTTGATTAGCAGTCGTCTCGGATAGAGCGTATGGACCCCGCGGTACTGCGCGAGGACATGGTCGACGGCCTCGAACGGGCGCTGGGCGACCACCTCGACGAAGACGTCGACGTGGCGATGCGGACGGTTCCGCGCCACGAGTTCGTCGACGACCACCCGTACGCGAACAAGGATACGACCGAGAACGGCAGCCGCGTGCTCGCTCCGTCGACGGTCGCGCGACTGCTCTCTGTGCTCGGCCCGGCCGACGGCGACAACGTCCTCGTCGTCGGCGCGGGCGTCGGCTACACCGCTGCCGTCGTCGCCGAACTGGTCGGGGACGCGAACGTACAGGCGATCGATATCTCGCGGCGGATGGTGCTCTACGCGCGCCAGCGCCTCGCCGAGACCGGCTACGAGGGAGTGCTCGTCGACTGTCGGGACGGCGTGAGCGGCTACCCCGAGTACGCCCCCTTCGACCGGATTCTCCTCGAAGCGGCGGCGATTCGGCCGCCGCGTTCGCTCGTCGACCAGCTCGCTCCCTCGGGGAGACTCGTCTTTCCGATGGGCGGCCCGCAGCAGCGACTCGTCGCCGTCGAACCCGGTTGCGACGCTGCGGGACCGGACGGCGTCGTCGAGCGCTACGGACCGGTGCAGTTCGCGCCGATGCTCGTCGACGGCGAGCAACCGGACGGAGTGGCGCGGAACCGGACGGTTCGAGAGGACCGCGAGTACCACGAGAGCGGGTGGCACGCCCGCACCGGGTGGGAGCAGGAGTGGGTCGACTGGGACGAACACCTCTGAGCGGAGACGCAGTTAGCTCACCGGCCGAACGCCGGGGCTCACCCGCCGCGAATCACCAGTATCTTCGTGTTCGCTCGCCGGTCGACGAACTCGCTTCACGCGGGCGGTTTCACTTCGACGACGAGCGTGCCGTCCTCCTGATTCGGCCCGAGCGAGGGGTCGACGGTCACCGTCGCTTCTCCGTCGGCGTCGGTCGTCGCCGTCTCGACGTCGTCGGCCGTCCCGCCTTTGACGACGAGCGTCGCGTCGGCGACAGCCTCGTCGCCGCGACGCAACGCCCGAGCGCACTTCCCGCGGTCGCCGTCTCACAGGCGGACCTCCTCGTCGCTCACCGATTGACGATGCAGGCGGACGTGGACGCGCTGACCGCCGCACAGCCGACGTACCTCGCCGGGACGATACGCGAGCGACTGCCGACGCGGACGTGCGACGCACTCGTCGTCGACGACGCGACCGAATCGGCGCACGCGGTTCGAATCCGGGAGCGAGAGACGCCACACGGCGGCGGAAACCCGCGGGCGAGTCGAGTCGCCGTCGCGGCGGACAAACGGCCGACGAGAGAGACCGGAGAGCGTTTGTAGCCCGCTCGCCTGTGAGTCGACAGACCGACTCGGGGTCGACTTCACCGACTTCGCCCACACGTCCGACCACGCAACGACGAAATGACCGCAGACCACCCGCTCGTTCGACTCGAAACGCTCGCCCTCGTCGCTATCGGCGGATTTGCCGGAGCGAACCTCCGATTTCTCTTCGCCGACGCACTCCCCGGTCTCGGCGGAACGTTGGCTGCGAACGCGCTCGGCAGTTTCGCGCTCGGCGTCGTCCTCTACGAGACGATGTATGTGGGCGTCGTCGCCGCCGAAACGCGCGTTGCTGTCGCGACGGGCTTTCTCTCCTCGTTTACTACCTACAGCACGTTCGCGCTCCAGTCGATGCAAGCCGGACCGGTACTCCTCGTCGCGAACGTCGTCGCGAACTACGCGCTCGGGTTCGCAGGCGTCTTGACGGGCCGCTCGCTCGTGAACGCCGTTGCCCGGAGGTGGAGTCGATGATGGCGCTCGAACCGGCGCATCTCGTCGGGACTGGCGGGGCTATCGGTGCGTTGCTGCGGTACGCCGTCGGACAACTCGTAGACGACGGGTCGTTTCCGCTATCGACGTTAACCGTGAACGTTCTCGGGAGCTTCGTCCTCGGCGTGGTCACCTTCGCGGGCGTCGGCGATAGCGCCCTGCTCCTCGTCGGCACGGGCGCGTGCGGGTCGTTCACGACGTTCTCGTCGTTCTCGTTCGAGACGGTCCGTCTCTGGGAGATGGACGAGAAACGACGCGCCGTGGCGAACGCGACGGTGAACCTGGTCGGGGCAGGCCTCGCTCTCGGTGTGGCGTGGCTCGTCGCCTCCGGCCGTGTGTTCTGAGCCCGTCACATCGACAGCTACAGGCGTCCGGGGGACGAACGTCGAAGCATGACCGACGGCCCGACGAACCGGTCGGTGTTCGCTCGCTTCGTCGACGGTGCGGCGGGGAGTCCGTTTCTCGCGCTGATGGTCGTGTTGTTGGTGTTCCTCTCGGTGTTCTTCCTCGCCGGCGGTCTGCTGTACGTGTTCGGGTGAGTCGCCGAATTCTCGGCGCACACGTGTGCTCGGCGACGAGAAGCCTCGCTCGACAGTCGGAATCAGAAGACGCCCGAGGCGGGATTTGAACCGGAGTCGTTTCGCTCGCTTCACTCCATGATTCAAATCCGCGAACGTCGCACACTGATTTTCAGCGCTCGCTCGTCACAAGCGACTCGCTCACGAGTTGAAATTCAGAGAAACGCCCGAGGCGGGATTTGAACCCGCGTCACAACCGTGACAGGGTTGTATGATGGGCCACTACACCACCCGGGCAACCTGTACTCCTTCGTTTTTGTGAGAGACGCTTAAACCTTTTCAGTTGGCCTCGCCTGATGTGCGACCTATATTCGCAACTTACTGTGGTATCTCTTCGGAGAGTTCGTACTCGTGAGCCCAGTTGATAGAGGGATGGTTGATTTTTGCATCGAATCGGAGTTCCATCTTCTGCGTCGTTGCTTCGTGAACCGGTATCCAGTACAACGTCTCGTCTGGAGGGTATCTTACAACGAACGCGTCAATCTGATTGTGATACGTTTGTTCGTGATATTCGCCTTCTTTGGTAGTCTGTGAATGCGTGTTAAACCGAATCGTCCGATCTTTATTCTGCCACGCCGTCTTGCACTGCACACGGTATAACTGGATCCCAGCGTCGATAATAAGATCGTACTTCTCGTTGTCTCCGAAAGGTACCGAGACGCTGTATCCGTTGGCAACGAAATGTGCGAGGACTTTTGCCTAGGTCTCGTCGCCGACATCTTTCGTGTTGCTCACGTCTGATAATCTGTTATGAGAACACCCGGTATAAGTGAACCTAATCTGGAAACTCTGCTTCAGGAGAGTAATATCTTCTTGAGAGAACTGACTGGTGCTCGTTGGAGTTGTTCGCGGCAAAAGTACGCCCGAGGCGGGATTTGAACCCGCGTCACAACCGTGACAGGGTTGTATGATGGGCCACTACACCACCCGGGCAACCTGCATTCCTTCATTTCTCGGTGTCGTAAATAACGCTTGCCATCCCATCGCGCCGTGTGCCGAGATACCGCGACCCGCGTGGCCGGAAAGCATATAATCAGCTACGTTCAGGTGGAGTGTAATGCAGGTTCCCGCTGTGGATGCGGCCACGGCCGGTTAGCGGTGCGCCGCGCGGTTGAAAAGTGTTATATGGGTGGGTCGTTAATGCCGCTGTAGTATCTCGTGAGAGCTTCTTCCCACAAGCCCCACCCATGGTAGACGTAAGCCAACACAAACTTGTCCCGGAACACACGCTCGTCGACGAGGAGGCCGTCGACGAAGTGCTACAGGAGTACAACGTCAAACGGACGAACCTGCCCAAGATCAAACGCAAAGATCCGGCGCTACCGGACGAAGCCGAACCCGGTGACGTCGTCAGAATCGTTCGCAACTCGCGAACCACCGACCAAGCAGTCGTATACCGACTAGTGATCGAATGAATCGAGAAGACCGACGCACCATCTCCCGACAGTACTTCTCGGACGAACGACTCGCAGAGCACCACTTCCGCTCGTTCAACAACTTCCTCTCCCGCGGCATGCAGGAAGTCGTCGACGAGAAAGAGACCATCGACACCGACATCGGCGACAAAGAGGGCGAAGAACCCGTCTACGTCGAACTCGGCGACGTCCGTGTCGTCACCCCGCGCGTCCGAGAGGCCGACGGCAGCGAGGAGCTGCTGTACCCGCAAGAGGCACGCCTCCGCAACATCACCTACTCCGCGCCCGTGTTCATGGAGATGTCTATCGTCCGCGGCGGCGAGGACGAAGAGGAGGTCGTCGTCGACTCCACGGAGACGAAAGTCGGCCGGATGCCCATCATGGTCGGATCCGAGCGCTGTAACATCTCCGGCTTCGACCACGACGAACTCGTCGAGATCGGCGAAGACCCCGTCGACCCCGGCGGCTACTTCATCGTCAACGGCTCCGAGCGCGTGCTGATGACCTCGGAGGACCTCGCGCCGAACAAGATTCTCGCCGAGTACGACACGAAGTACGGCGACGAGATCCAGGTCGCCAAGACGTTCTCGCAGCGTCGTGGCTACCGCGCGCTCGTGCTCTGCGAGCGCGGCCGCGACGGCCTGCTCGAAGTGTCGTTCCCCTCGGTCTCCGGCTCCGTGAACTTCGTGACGCTCGTGCGCGCGCTCGGCCTCGAATCCGACGAGGAGATCGTCCACCGCGTCTCCGACGACCCGGAGATCGTTAAGTTCATGCTGGAGAATCTGGAGGAAGCCGACGTCCAGACGACCGAGGAGGCCATCGAGACCCTCGGCAAGCGCGTCGCGAGTGGTCAAG
This genomic stretch from Haloprofundus salilacus harbors:
- the crcB gene encoding fluoride efflux transporter CrcB; amino-acid sequence: MMALEPAHLVGTGGAIGALLRYAVGQLVDDGSFPLSTLTVNVLGSFVLGVVTFAGVGDSALLLVGTGACGSFTTFSSFSFETVRLWEMDEKRRAVANATVNLVGAGLALGVAWLVASGRVF
- a CDS encoding DNA-directed RNA polymerase subunit H; the protein is MVDVSQHKLVPEHTLVDEEAVDEVLQEYNVKRTNLPKIKRKDPALPDEAEPGDVVRIVRNSRTTDQAVVYRLVIE
- a CDS encoding DNA-directed RNA polymerase subunit B''; the encoded protein is MNREDRRTISRQYFSDERLAEHHFRSFNNFLSRGMQEVVDEKETIDTDIGDKEGEEPVYVELGDVRVVTPRVREADGSEELLYPQEARLRNITYSAPVFMEMSIVRGGEDEEEVVVDSTETKVGRMPIMVGSERCNISGFDHDELVEIGEDPVDPGGYFIVNGSERVLMTSEDLAPNKILAEYDTKYGDEIQVAKTFSQRRGYRALVLCERGRDGLLEVSFPSVSGSVNFVTLVRALGLESDEEIVHRVSDDPEIVKFMLENLEEADVQTTEEAIETLGKRVASGQGKNYQLKRANYVIDRYLLPHLHEEGVEEEEVRINKAFYLCRMAEACFELALQRREADDKDHYANKRLKVSGDLMKDLFRTALNKLARDVKYQLERANMRNRNLTVNTVVRSDVLTERLEHPIATGNWVGGRSGVSQLVDRTDYMGVLSHLRRLRSPLSRSQPHFEARDLHATQWGRICPSETPEGPNCGLVKNFAQAMELSQNVEDEQALKRELASMGVEGMPGLEGVEPTTADD
- the pcm gene encoding protein-L-isoaspartate O-methyltransferase, whose product is MDFETARKRMVDRLVERDRIEREATADALRTVPRHEFVPPERQGAAYWDRPLPIGGGQTISAPHMVAIVTDLLALDPGDRVLEIGTGRGYHAAVTAETLAQIERDGGSDESDDAELYSVEYDPELADRARETLSEHGYDIDVRTGDGYEGWDDHAPYDRAYLTCAPESLPDRVVEQVRPGGCVVGPVGRGRQTLVRAWRREDGALDRETHGGVRFVPMRRGDD
- a CDS encoding methyltransferase domain-containing protein, with the protein product MPTVHRSGFDTETLFLLWTARETGVLDALTSRAGTADAVAAETEVTPEAAHVVVESLADLGFLERVGDEYEVTNRALGFLAKRDVRSIGRLPHALDVLDAYTALPETMATGRPPELSEESTVNRLGAHAATDEAVVRAGVTAAVRLAPRAERVLNVAGGSGVYAREFVARGFEVTMCDGAEVVEFVAPALEHEDVTLDERSLTTIADGTYDLVFGENLCRSLGVAEIRTLLSTVEDALSPRGAAVFVEPVRGRSSGAVRAATEALATGSGGAYRETQYREWFAEAELERVRVDDVPGTDRQAVGGYKRRVD
- a CDS encoding protein-L-isoaspartate O-methyltransferase family protein, which codes for MDPAVLREDMVDGLERALGDHLDEDVDVAMRTVPRHEFVDDHPYANKDTTENGSRVLAPSTVARLLSVLGPADGDNVLVVGAGVGYTAAVVAELVGDANVQAIDISRRMVLYARQRLAETGYEGVLVDCRDGVSGYPEYAPFDRILLEAAAIRPPRSLVDQLAPSGRLVFPMGGPQQRLVAVEPGCDAAGPDGVVERYGPVQFAPMLVDGEQPDGVARNRTVREDREYHESGWHARTGWEQEWVDWDEHL
- the crcB gene encoding fluoride efflux transporter CrcB codes for the protein MTADHPLVRLETLALVAIGGFAGANLRFLFADALPGLGGTLAANALGSFALGVVLYETMYVGVVAAETRVAVATGFLSSFTTYSTFALQSMQAGPVLLVANVVANYALGFAGVLTGRSLVNAVARRWSR